In Eubalaena glacialis isolate mEubGla1 chromosome 2, mEubGla1.1.hap2.+ XY, whole genome shotgun sequence, a single genomic region encodes these proteins:
- the LOC133085594 gene encoding LOW QUALITY PROTEIN: G/T mismatch-specific thymine DNA glycosylase-like (The sequence of the model RefSeq protein was modified relative to this genomic sequence to represent the inferred CDS: inserted 2 bases in 1 codon; substituted 1 base at 1 genomic stop codon), with translation MEAEDAGSYSLQQAQAFYTFPFQQKMTEVPNMAVMNEQEMPAEVPAPAPGQEPTQETPKGRKGKPRTTEPKTPVEPKKPAEAKKSGKSTKSKEKQEKITDTFKVXKVDRFNSVSEAELLTKTLLDILTFNLDIVIIGINPGLMAAYKGHHYPGPGNHFWKCLFISGLSEVQLNHMDDHTSPGKXDIGFTNMVERITPGSKDLSGKEFCEGGRILVQKLQKYQPRIAVFNGNCIYEIFSKEVFGVKVKNLEFGLQLHKIPDTETLCYVMPSSSARCAQFPRAQDKVHYYIKLKDLRDQLKGTERNTDIQEVQYTFDLRLAQEDAKKMAVKEEKYDLGYEAACGGAYSENPCSSEPCSFSSNGLTADSGESTFSDIPNGQWMTQSFTDQIPSFNNHCAMQEQEEGNHA, from the exons ATGGAAGCGGAGGACGCAGGCAGCTATTCCCTCCAGCAAGCGCAAGCTTTTTATACGTTTCCATTCCAACAAAAGATGACTGAAGTTCCTAATATGGCAGTTATGAATGAACAAGAAATGCCAGCAGAAgttccagccccagctcctggTCAGGAACCCACACAAGAGACtccaaaaggaaggaaaggaaaacccAGAACAACAGAACCAAAAACACCAGTGGAACCCAAAAAACCTGCTGAGGCCAAAAAATCTGGCAAGTccacaaaatcaaaagaaaagcaggaaaaaattaCAGACACGTTTAAAGT AAAAGTAGACCGGTTCAATAGTGTTTCAGAAGCTGAACTTTTGACCAAGACTCTACTGGACATTTTGACCTTCAATCTGGACATTGTGATTATTGGCATAAACCCAGGACTAATGGCTGCTTACAAAGGGCATCATTACCCTGGACCTGGAAACCATTTTTGGAAGTGTCTGTTTATATCAGGGCTGAGTGAGGTCCAACTGAATCACATGGATGATCATACTTCACCAGGGAAATAGGATATTGGATTTACCAATATGGTGGAAAGGATAACACCAGGCAGCAAGGATCTTTCCGGTAAAGAATTTTGTGAAGGAGGACGTATTCTAGTGCAGAAATTACAGAAATATCAGCCACGAATAGCAGTGTTTAATGGAAACTGTATTTATGAAATTTTTAGTAAGGAAGTTTTTGGAGTAAAAGTTAAGAACTTAGAATTTGGACTTCAACTGCATAAGATCCCAGACACAGAAACTCTCTGCTATGTTATGCCATCATCCAGTGCAAGATGTGCTCAGTTTCCTCGAGCCCAGGACAAAGTTCATTACTACATTAAGCTGAAGGACTTAAGAGATCAGTTGAAAGGCACTGAACGAAACACAGACATTCAAGAGGTGCAATATACATTTGACCTGCGGCTAGCCCAAGAGGATGCAAAGAAGAtggctgtgaaggaagaaaaatatgatcTGGGTTATGAAGCAGCGTGCGGTGGTGCTTATAGTGAAAATCCGTGCAGTAGTGAACCTTGCAGCTTCTCTTCAAATGGGCTGACAGCTGACAGTGGAGAATCAACTTTCAGTGACATTCCAAATGGGCAGTGGATGACCCAGTCATTTACAGACCAGATTCCTTCCTTTAATAATCACTGTGCAATGCAAGAACAGGAAGAAGGAAACCATGCTTAA